From the Alteromonas sp. CI.11.F.A3 genome, the window GGTAGCTCTTATCAGTAACCACTCCCGCTGAGCGTCACCAGATAACTTGTCCACATCGGTGAAATCGACGATGCTTTGATACTTGTTCATGAACAACCAGGTATTGCCCAGCAACTCAGCCAATAAATTTATATCGGCGCCCATTTCTAGCGCTTCTACAAATTCCAATTCAGCTGCGTTTAAATAACCGTTAATAAGTAAAATTTCACCCATCAACATTTTTGCAGCAAGGTTTTCGGGATCTTTTTGTAAGCTGTTTTTTAGGTGTATATAGGCTTCATCGTAAGCAGTCTCGTTAAAAGCCGAGAGTGCTTTTTCATAATCTTCAGAAGTTGTTGCGAAACTATTGAAAGCAAAAAATGAGGTTGCGATAGCCGAGACAAGTGCTCGCTTGAAAAAACCTTTTTTATTATTAACCAAATCCATAATTACCTTAAAATATTACCCAGCTGAAGCTTAAAAATAGCATAAAAAAAGGTGGCCTAAGCCACCTTATAAAGATACGTGTTTTCCCTGCGTTTTAAAACAATTAAACGCGACGCTTACGGCGGTAAGCTAAAAGGCCAAGACCTATACTCATCAGCGCAAGTGCACCTGGCTCGCTAACCGGTGTAGGAGCGGGTGGGGGTGTGGTCGCGTCTGTTTCAGTTGTAAAACCTATACCAGAAAGCTTAAGTTTAATATTATTTTCAATTTTGTTTGAATCAGCAAAATACGTATTGTAGGCGCCTACTAACCAGTATTTTGCTGAAGATAAATTACTAAATGTAGAGTTAAAGTAATAATTTTCAGCGGTATTTGCTATGCCGAAATGACCTATTGCTCCTTCCACTGCATGAGAAGCCGCGTCACTCCAAGTGAATGAATCATTACTAAGGAATGGGGAAGAACTATCTAAGTCTAGACCCGCTACGGTAATTTCCTTGTTTCCATTATCACCCTTTAGCCAATTAAACGATGCGTCCGTCAACGTTACTTCTTCGCTAAATGCTAGCAGGATCATGTCAAAATCGTTGTAATTATCGATAGCATGGCTGTCACCATTATCATCGTTCTGGATGCCGTAGCCTGACGTTACTACACCATTTGACCAAGTAGCGTTCCATTTTTTTAGTGCCGATGAATTAGTGCCCTGAACAACTAAGTCATTTCCGGCGCCACCTGTATCGGACCAACCTGTTACACCGATATAAATAGCTTCACCATTTACAATTACTGACTTGCCGTTTGAGGCGTCAGGGTTTACGGTTTGGCTAATACCGTCATTAATTAAAGAATAGGTAGCTTCATTTAGGCTGCTATCGGTTGCATATGCTGAGAAAGCAGAAACCAATAAGGCTACTATAATTAATTTTGAGAATTTCATACATACGACCTTGATGCTGATGAAAATAGATTTATATAAATTTTCATTATCTGCAGCATTTATCGTGCCAATTTCTATATGTCTGTTTTTATAATATTTTTATTAAATTTCAACTTTTTTTATTTCATTTTGTAAATTTTATTGACAGGTACAACCACTCATTAGTGATCTAAAGTCTAATAATTTTAAATGCTTTTCTTACGGCGCCACATCACAAATAGTGAACATGCCATAAGTAATCCAAGCGTACCTGGCTCAGTAACTTCTGTAGGAGCGGGGGGGGCTTGTGTCTCAGTTGTGGAAAAGCCTATGTTAGCAAGTTTGAATGCGTCATTACCTACATACCCGCCTATGTTACCGAAAACGGTATTATAAGCCCCAACTAGCCAATACTGAGAGGATTCAGTAAAGGTAAAGTCGGCGCGGTGGTCTAGCGTTTCACAATTCTCTATATCAAAAGATGCTGACGTCAATGCATCTGCAACTATATCGCTCCAAGTATTAACCCCGGAAGTCAGCGTTGAAGTGTTTCCTAATGCTGCGACAGATATTTGACTGTCGTTGCTGTCATATAGCCAAGAGAAACTTGCACCGGTTAAGGTTACAGCTTGGTCGAAAGAAAGAAGTACGAAGTCGTAGTCTCTCTCAACATTGGTTGTCCCGCTTCTGTACGCAGCGTTACTACCCTGATAATTGTAATTCAAGTTATCTATGGCGTGATCAGAGTTACCGCTATAAATTGCTTCGTCGTTGTTGGTAACACCATAGGCCCATTGATTAGATATTTTCTCTAAATCTGCACCTACTACGGTTTCGTTGTAAACACCCTGAGTATCTGAAAAGGCGGCAAGTGATATACTGACACCATCTATGCTGATACTTGAGTCGTTGGCATTTGTACTTTGATAAACCCCGTCTTCTACCAAATCATAAGTATGCTCACCCAACGCAGAATTACAGGATGAGTTTTGATTGCCACTACTATTAGAGCTACCGCTACCGCAATAAGAATAGTTGTGGTTGTTGTGATAGGTAGCTTGCGCATTGCCAGTTCCAACAACGAAGATTGCTGTGGTTGATGAGAATAAGAGTAGCGATGGTAGTGCTACTTTTTTAAATAAACTGCGCATGGCGGTGTTCCTTATAAACCCTAATTGGGCTTGGGCGCGAATACCTCTTCTTACTGAGCAGAGGTACAACCTCTAAGGCGTCGTTAAAGGTATCGCTAGTTTCAACATGGATTTGTATGATAACTGAACGGTGAGCTAAAAAAGGTATGTGGGCGTATACCTAGTTATTAGATAAGTTTGCGCATGTAAATTTAAACCAAGTTGCACAATATTATTTATAGATAACGCATACGTAGAATTTACTTTGCTAGGCGTTAAACAATATCTATGAAATAATTGCTGCATTATATATAGAAGTATGAGGACTTATGTCTGAACAAAAGCGAAAAGGGATTTATCTTCTTCCCAATCTATTGACCACTGCTGGGCTATTTTCAGGCTTCTTTGCAGTAGTGTCTTCAATGACAGGGAGATTCGAAGCAGCAGCAGTAGCTATATTTGTTGCTATGGTTTTTGATGGATTAGATGGTCGAGTTGCGCGTATGACCAATACGCAAAGCGATTTTGGTGCTGAATATGACTCAATGGCCGATATGGTGTCATTTGGTATGGCGCCGGCATTAGTGGCATACAACTGGGGCTTAACTGAACTCGGTAAGTTCGGTTGGTTAGCTGCCTTTGTTTATGTGGCAGGTGCCGCTTTACGTTTAGCGAGATTTAATACGCAGGTTGGTATTGCTGATAAACGTTTCTTCCAAGGTTTGGCTAGCCCGGCTGCAGCAGCAGTAGTTGCTGGCTTAGTCTGGGTAGGCGTTGAATATGATGCTGTAGGTACAGACTACGGAATTGTAGTTGCATTAGTCACTGGTTTCGCTGGCCTACTAATGGTAAGTAACTTCAAATACAATTCATTCAAGGAATTGAATTGGCATGGGAAGGTTCCTTTCGTAGGGCTACTTATTGTGCTACTTATATTTGTAGTGGTAGCAACAGAGCCTGCTTTAGTACTCTTTATTGTGTTTTCTCTTTATGCGCTTGCTGGCCCAATTAATACATTTAGAACCGTCGATAAAGTTACCTTGAACGACGTAGTAGGTGAGCAAGAAGAAGATGCAGACTTTGATGCTAATGCTAATGCTAATGCTAATAGTGCAACTGATACTGTTGACAGTAGCGAAGGGCAGCAAGACGAAAGGTCATCTAATAAAGTGTAAAAACACGCCTCTCAGCCATTAATAGTGATGAGTTAGTTGTATTAATATACCAAAAGACTAAAAAGCGACCTTCTAGGTCGCTTTTTTTATGAATTATTAAAAAGAGGTTGACCTTGCCGCAGAAATCTCTAGAATGCGCATCCGCTTCGACAGGAAAGTAAAATAACTTACACTGACAAAGCAAGTCACTACAACCTTAAAGGCAGTACTGGCAAGGTTTTCAAGGAAATACTTTTGAAATAAATTTTCTAAAAGTGTTGACACAAAAACCGAATCGCGTAAAATGCGCGCCTCGCTTCAAGGAGTTGGTAACAACACCGGAAAAACAGTTTTCATTAACTCTTCGGAGTTAACAACGGTTCGAAAAGAAATTTACGAAAAACGTTGACACTGAAAACGAACGGCGTATTATACGCCTCCCGCTTCGAGAGAAGCGAAGCAAGAAAGACGCTAGCAACTATATGTAGCCACGGTCCTCCTTGCGCAGAAGTCACGACCAAAAGCGTCGCGATTCTGCACTATGTTCTTTAACAATTTATAACAAGACAATCTGTGTGGGCACTCATTAAGAGTGTCACACAACGACGATTCATATTCGATATATTTAATTGAAGAGTTTGATCATGGCTCAGATTGAACGCTGGCGGCAGGCCTAACACATGCAAGTCGAACGGAAACATGTCTAGCTTGCTAGATGATGTCGAGTGGCGGACGGGTGAGTAATGCTTGGGAACTTGCCTTTGCGAGGGGGATAACAGTTGGAAACGACTGCTAATACCGCATAATGTCTACGGACCAAACAGGGCTTCGGCTCTGGCGCAAAGAGAGGCCCAAGTGAGATTAGCTAGTTGGTGAGGTAAAGGCTCACCAAGGCAACGATCTCTAGCTGTTCTGAGAGGAAGATCAGCCACACTGGGACTGAGACACGGCCCAGACTCCTACGGGAGGCAGCAGTGGGGAATATTGCACAATGGGGGAAACCCTGATGCAGCCATGCCGCGTGTGTGAAGAAGGCCTTCGGGTTGTAAAGCACTTTCAGTTGTGAGGAAAAGTTAGTAGTTAATACCTGCTAGCCGTGACGTTAACAACAGAAGAAGCACCGGCTAACTCCGTGCCAGCAGCCGCGGTAATACGGAGGGTGCGAGCGTTAATCGGAATTACTGGGCGTAAAGCGCACGCAGGCGGTTTGTTAAGCTAGATGTGAAAGCCCCGGGCTCAACCTGGGACGGTCATTTAGAACTGGCAGACTAGAGTCTTGGAGAGGGGAGTGGAATTCCAGGTGTAGCGGTGAAATGCGTAGATATCTGGAGGAACATCAGTGGCGAAGGCGACTCCCTGGCCAAAGACTGACGCTCATGTGCGAAAGTGTGGGTAGCGAACAGGATTAGATACCCTGGTAGTCCACACCGTAAACGCTGTCTACTAGCTGTTTGTGGCTTTAAGCCGTGAGTAGCGAAGCTAACGCGATAAGTAGACCGCCTGGGGAGTACGGCCGCAAGGTTAAAACTCAAATGAATTGACGGGGGCCCGCACAAGCGGTGGAGCATGTGGTTTAATTCGATGCAACGCGAAGAACCTTACCTACACTTGACATGTTGAGAAGTTACTAGAGATAGTTTCGTGCCTTCGGGAACTCAAACACAGGTGCTGCATGGCTGTCGTCAGCTCGTGTCGTGAGATGTTGGGTTAAGTCCCGCAACGAGCGCAACCCTTGTCCTTAGTTGCCAGCATTTAGTTGGGCACTCTAAAGAGACTGCCGGTGACAAACCGGAGGAAGGTGGGGACGACGTCAAGTCATCATGGCCCTTACGTGTAGGGCTACACACGTGCTACAATGGCATATACAGAGGGATGCGAGACAGTGATGTGGAGCGGACCCCTTAAAGTATGTCGTAGTCCGGATTGGAGTCTGCAACTCGACTCCATGAAGTCGGAATCGCTAGTAATCGCAGGTCAGAATACTGCGGTGAATACGTTCCCGGGCCTTGTACACACCGCCCGTCACACCATGGGAGTGGGATGCAAAAGAAGTAGTTAGTTTAACCTTCGGGAGAACGATTACCACTTTGTGTTTCATGACTGGGGTGAAGTCGTAACAAGGTAACCCTAGGGGAACCTGGGGTTGGATCACCTCCTTACCAAAATGTCGATGGTGACATTGTTAGTGTAGTGCCTACACAAATTGTCTTGTTATTAAATGAAGAACGACACGAAGTTTTTTGTAGTTATACAGAAAATGGGGCTATAGCTCAGCTGGGAGAGCGCCTGCCTTGCACGCAGGAGGTCAGCAGTTCGATCCTGCTTAGCTCCACCATCTGCATTTTAGTCCAAAAAGAGCTGAATCAAAGCAATTAATTGCAATGGTTTTTGTTCTAGGCAAGCCGAATGAGGAGTGCGCGAAGGAGCATACATGAGTATGTAACTGAGCAAACGACGAATAGAGGCGCAGCATAGGGCAAAAAGCAGAAGCAAGTAATAGGCTTGTAGCTCAGCTGGTTAGAGCGCACCCCTGATAAGGGTGAGGTCGGCAGTTCAAGTCTGCCCAAGCCTACCATTTCTACTTGGTTTTGTTATTTTCAATCGCTGCGATACTCATGTGCTAGCGCACACTGCGTTTCTCGCGTTGAAACTACCTGCACCAAGCGAACTGGCCACAAACTCGATATGCCGAAGGAAGATAGTGTCATCGGATCGAAATCCTAATGAATTTTTACTCGAATGAGTAAGCATTGATTAGGGTTTTTTACTCTAAGGAAGAAAGTAATGCTTTTAGCATGAAATCTCCAACGTTCTTTAACAATTTGGAAAGCTGATATTTAATTAGTAAATCAATCAAAATTTGAGTAATTGAGAAGTCGAAAGACGTACTTACTACTCTACTTGACTTGAATTGCTTGTTATCAATCTTTATTTGATAGCAAAGCAATTTCACGATTAGCTTGTCATGCATACAACTGAGTTAGATCTCATCCAGTCCTGATTTCAAAAGGCGGGAGAGTTCTTCGCTCAATCATTGTTTTAATATCACTTCGGTGTGTATTAGCGCAATGGGCGAGATAACAGTTTCTAGTCGACTAAATCGACGAGTAAGCGAAGGCACATACTTTTAGTATGTAACTGAGCGAACGAGGAAAATTTAGGATGAATAGGAAATGTTAACGAAGGCCATTTGGGGTTGTATGGTTAAGTGACTAAGCGTATACGGTGGATGCCTTGGCAGTTAGAGGCGATGAAGGACGTGTAAGTCTGCGAAAAGCTGTGGTGAGCCGACAAAATGCATTTGAGCCACAGATGTCCGAATGGGGAAACCCACCTATTTATAGGTATCGTTACATGAATATATAGTGTAACGAGGCGAACGAGGGGAACTGAAACATCTAAGTACCCTTAGGAAAAGAAATCAACCGAGATTCCCCTAGTAGCGGCGAGCGAACGGGGATTAGCCCTTAAGCAATTATGAACGTAGTGGAAGCCTCTGGGAAGTGGCGCGATACAAGGTGATAGCCCTGTACACGAAGTGTTTGTTTTTGTGAAATCGAGTAGGTCGGGACACGTGTTATCTTGACTGAATATGGGGGGACCATCCTCCAAGGCTAAATACTCCTAACTGACCGATAGTGAACCAGTACCGTGAGGGAAAGGCGAAAAGAACCCCTGTGAGGGGAGTGAAATAGAACCTGAAACCGTATACGTACAAGCAGTGGGAGCAGACTTGTTCTGTGACTGCGTACCTTTTGTATAATGGGTCAGCGACTTATATTTAGTAGCAAGGTTAAGCGAATAGCGGAGCCGTAGCGAAAGCGAGTGTTAACTGCGCGTTTAGTTGCTAGGTATAGACCCGAAACCCGGTGATCTAGCCATGGGCAGGTTGAAGGTTGAGTAACATCAACTGGAGGACCGAACCCACTAACGTTGAAAAGTTAGGGGATGACTTGTGGCTGGGGGTGAAAGGCCAATCAAACCGGGAGATAGCTGGTTCTCCCCGAAATCTATTTAGGTAGAGCCTCGGACGAATTCCATTGGGGGTAGAGCACTGTTAAGGCTAGGGGGTCATCCCGACTTACCAACCCTTTGCAAACTCCGAATACCAATGAGAACTATCCGGGAGACACACGGCGGGTGCTAACGTCCGTCGTGAAGAGGGAAACAACCCAGACCGCCAGCTAAGGTCCCAAAATATTGCTAAGTGGGAAACGATGTGGGAAGGCATAGACAGCTAGGAGGTTGGCTTAGAAGCAGCCACCCTTTAAAGAAAGCGTAATAGCTCACTAGTCGAGTCGGCCTGCGCGGAAGATGTAACGGGGCTAAGCAATATACCGAAGCTGCGGATACGTGTTTACACGTATGGTAGGGGAGCGTTGTGTAAGTGGATGAAGGTGAATCGAGAGGTTTGCTGGACATATCACAAGTGCGAATGCTGACATGAGTAACGATAATGGGAGTGAAAAACTCCCACGCCGGAAGACCAAGGTTTCCTGTCCCATGCTAATCAGGGCAGGGTAAGTCGGCCCCTAAGGCGAGGCAGAAATGCGTAGTCGATGGGAAACGGATTAATATTTCCGTACTTATATAATCAGTGATGGAGGGACGGAGAAGGCTAAGCAAGCTTGGCGTTGGTTGTCCAAGTGAAAGCAAGTAGGCCGAGTGTTTAGGTAAATCCGGACGCTTAAAGCTGAGATGCGAGACGAGCTACTACGGTAGTGAAGTTGTTGATGCCCTGCTTCCAGGAAAAGCTTCTAAACTTATGATTATATGAACCGTACCCCAAACCGACACAGGTGGTCAGGTAGAGAATACTAAGGCGCTTGAGAGAACTCGGGTGAAGGAACTCGGCAAAATTGTACCGTAACTTCGGGAGAAGGTACGCCCTTGTTTGTGATAGGACTTGCTCCTTGAGCAGATGAGGGCCGCAGTGACCAGGTGGCTGGGACTGTTTATTAAAAACACAGCACTCTGCTAACTCGCAAGAGGACGTATAGGGTGTGACACCTGCCCGGTGCCGGAAGGTTAATTGATGGGGTTATCTTCGGAGAAGCTCTTGATCGAAGCCCCGGTAAACGGCGGCCGTAACTATAACGGTCCTAAGGTAGCGAAATTCCTTGTCGGGTAAGTTCCGACCTGCACGAATGGTGTAACCATGGCCACGCTGTCTCCACCCGAGACTCAGTGAAATTGAAATCGCAGTGAAGATGCTGTGTACCCGCACCTAGACGGAAAGACCCCGTGAACCTTTACTACAGCTTGGCACTGAACATTGAACCTACATGTGTAGGATAGGTGGGAGGCTTCGAAGCACAGTCGCTAGATTGTGTGGAGCCGTCCTTGAAATACCACCCTTGTATGTTTGATGTTCTAACATTGGTCCCTTATCGGGATTATGGACAGTGTCTGGTGGGTAGTTTGACTGGGGCGGTCTCCTCCCAAATAGTAACGGAGGAGCACGAAGGTTAGCTAATCACGGTCGGACATCGTGAGGTTAGTGCAATGGCATAAGCTAGCTTAACTGCGAGACAGACACGTCGAGCAGGTACGAAAGTAGGTCATAGTGATCCGGTGGTTCTGTATGGAAGGGCCATCGCTCAACGGATAAAAGGTACTCCGGGGATAACAGGCTGATACCGCCCAAGAGTTCATATCGACGGCGGTGTTTGGCACCTCGATGTCGGCTCATCACATCCTGGGGCTGAAGTCGGTCCCAAGGGTATGGCTGTTCGCCATTTAAAGTGGTACGCGAGCTGGGTTTAGAACGTCGTGAGACAGTTCGGTCCCTATCTGGTGTGGGCGTTGGATGATTGATGGGAGCTGCTCCTAGTACGAGAGGACCGGAGTGGACGAACCGCTGGTGTTCGGGTTGTCATGCCAATGGCATTGCCCGGTAGCTACGTTCGGAACGGATAACCGCTGAAAGCATCTAAGCGGGAAGCCGGCCCAAAGATGAGTCATCCCTGACTTTTAAAGTCCGGAAGGGTTGTTATAGACGATGACGTTGATAGGCAGGATGTGGAAGCGTTGTAAGGCGTTAAGCTAACCTGTACTAATTGCCCGAGAGGCTTAACCATACAACGCCCAAGAGGCTTTATATCTTGAGTGTTGTAAGACAAAGCTAATAGTAAGCAGAGTAGTAGTACTCAGTGCTCAAAGATTGATTACGTGAATATCAGAATTCCAAAATTGTTAATTATTAAAGTAATATGGACTAACTAAGTCGGTATTACGCAAACGTTAAGTTTGCAACCAGTTTTTCCTGGCAGCCATAGCGATACGGTACCACCTGATCCCATTCCGAACTCAGAAGTGAAACGTATTAGCGGCGATGGTAGTGTGGGGTTTCCCCATGTGAGAGTAGCACACTGCCAGGTCCCATTCGAAAGAAGGGCTATCCTAACGGATAGCCCTTTTTTTATGCGTGATAGAAAGTGAATTGACTAGTACCACCTGACTGGAACGCCAGCTCGGTGGAGTGCCACCCAGCCACACCCGAACTCAGAAGTGATAAATGTGTCGGGAACACATTTAAACGCGCTTTAGCGCGACCCGAAGGGTGTAGGGCAGGAGCCCGAAATAAACGTATTAGCGGCGACCGGTGACCGGCGCAGGAATAGTGTGGGGTTTCCCATGTGAGAGTAGCACGGGGTGGACCTCCACACTGCCGGATCCCATTCGAAGAAATTGCTTCACAACGATTGCTTCACAACGATTGCTTTACAACGACAACTACCCTAACGGATAGCCCTTTTTTTATGCGTGATAGAAAGTTCGACTCTATATTAAAACTTTTCTATTTTGTTTAGCTGCGCTCTATAAGCGACTTACAAAAAAAGCCCCGCAGATGCGGGGCTTGAGCTATAACACTATAAAAATTAGTGTTACTGGCCCATTGTCTTAATTTCTTCAAAATATCTACGGTATTCCATACGCGTAATAAGTTCGTTGCCATCTTTATCCATAGTCATGAAATCACCTTTAATACCAGCGTTTTCAATTTCACGTTTAGATAGTTCACCATCTTTATTGGCATCGGCTTCATCGAATCGCATATTTGCAGCATCCGTAACTTCTGTACGTAATGTCTTGTTCTTTTCACTGATCACAGCACCCGTTTCTTCCATGGCATCACCATGTTTCATCGACTGTTGTGTGTCGCTAGTTTTCATTTCAGAACGCATTTCTTTATTTTGTTCACTAATTACATCGCCGTCTGCGCCTATAGAATCCTTTTTAGCCATAGCGGATGTTTTGTTCATTGATTCATGGTTTGCACTGGTTTTCATTTGTGTACGTAATTCTTTATTTTTTTCGCTAATTACGTCGCCACCTGTGCCCATAGCCTCTTTCTCGTCAATGGAATGATGTATTACACCAGCTTTGTCGTGGTTTGCTTTCTCTTTAACAACAAGTTCGTCAGCAAATTTTTCAGGCTTCGCTTTTATGTAGGCAGTAAACTCAGAGTGGTTAATCATAGCATCGCCATCTGAATCTATATTAGACATAGTTTCTTCAGTAATACTTCCCTTAACCTCTTCCTTTGAAAGCATGCCGTCGCCATTTGCATCTAGTGCCTCAAAGTCTGAAGTTATCCTAGATTCGTGATGGGCAGCGAAAGCAGAAGTAGACATTACTGCGCCAATAACCATTGCTAACGTTAGCTTTTTCATAATAAATTCCTTCTTTTGCATTTGTAATGCATTGGGTTGAACATGAGAAGTGAATGCCAAAACCGTTCTCGGTTTAAATGACTATTACAAGGCACTAAGGTATTTTCAGCCTTTACTCCTACATATCTCTATTCCTATCTTAAAAATCACATTATTTCGTTCCAGATTTATAATTCATACTTTGTGCCAAGCATTAACCTTCTGATTTAAATGGCATTTTCTTTTTTTGTATTACAGGTTTAAGTAAATAAAGTGTTAAAAGGACACATGCTGTGAAAAATATGCACTGTGCTATATGCCACAGATATTCCTGCTCGAACGTTGCACATCCTACTTAATTGATTCGAGAGTTAACCTTCCCGTAATAGAATTTGTTATTTAAATCAGTGTTTTAAGTCGTAAGGTAACCAGAAGGTTTAATTAGGGAAATTTCCTTAATCTTTGTTCCATCAATACAGCCCAGAGCTAGGGGATAAGGAATGTTTTCAACAATGCTTAGTAAAAATATCAATAAAAAACCCACAGAAAAGCTTTTTAACTTTTACCAGGACTCTTCACTTTCGCGCATGATTAATTTTCTCAATGAAGCAGTTGTCGTTATAGATGCTAACGGCACTATTGAAATGCTTAACTCTACTTCCGCCTCATTACTGGGAATAGAAAAAGATAGACTTCTTGGACATAACTTACTTGAGTTAGTGATAGATGATACAGGCAAGTCTCAGACCTATGTAATTGAGAGTTTAGATGCAGGCCAGCAGGGTTTAATTTCCTCCCCCCCTATGGAAGTTAATCTTCAAGCTGACAGCGACAACAAAACACAGGTGTGTGTGGAAATGTCGATATCAACGTTACCAGAAGCATTCTCGTCGGCTAATACATTGTATCTTTGTATACTCCGCGACCTTACGCTTCACAAGGCCGAGTATGGTTCGTTATTGCACAAAGCTAATACCGATTATCTAACAGGGCTAGCTAACCGTCATCGGTTTGCTGAATACCTTGCTAAACAGTGGGATGTTTGCGAAAAAGACGATGTGCCGTTAAGTATTATATTTATTGATATCGATCACTTTAAAAACTTTAACGACCAGTAT encodes:
- a CDS encoding EF-hand domain-containing protein, translating into MKKLTLAMVIGAVMSTSAFAAHHESRITSDFEALDANGDGMLSKEEVKGSITEETMSNIDSDGDAMINHSEFTAYIKAKPEKFADELVVKEKANHDKAGVIHHSIDEKEAMGTGGDVISEKNKELRTQMKTSANHESMNKTSAMAKKDSIGADGDVISEQNKEMRSEMKTSDTQQSMKHGDAMEETGAVISEKNKTLRTEVTDAANMRFDEADANKDGELSKREIENAGIKGDFMTMDKDGNELITRMEYRRYFEEIKTMGQ
- the xdp1 gene encoding exosortase-dependent surface protein XDP1, whose product is MKFSKLIIVALLVSAFSAYATDSSLNEATYSLINDGISQTVNPDASNGKSVIVNGEAIYIGVTGWSDTGGAGNDLVVQGTNSSALKKWNATWSNGVVTSGYGIQNDDNGDSHAIDNYNDFDMILLAFSEEVTLTDASFNWLKGDNGNKEITVAGLDLDSSSPFLSNDSFTWSDAASHAVEGAIGHFGIANTAENYYFNSTFSNLSSAKYWLVGAYNTYFADSNKIENNIKLKLSGIGFTTETDATTPPPAPTPVSEPGALALMSIGLGLLAYRRKRRV
- the xdp1 gene encoding exosortase-dependent surface protein XDP1, translating into MRSLFKKVALPSLLLFSSTTAIFVVGTGNAQATYHNNHNYSYCGSGSSNSSGNQNSSCNSALGEHTYDLVEDGVYQSTNANDSSISIDGVSISLAAFSDTQGVYNETVVGADLEKISNQWAYGVTNNDEAIYSGNSDHAIDNLNYNYQGSNAAYRSGTTNVERDYDFVLLSFDQAVTLTGASFSWLYDSNDSQISVAALGNTSTLTSGVNTWSDIVADALTSASFDIENCETLDHRADFTFTESSQYWLVGAYNTVFGNIGGYVGNDAFKLANIGFSTTETQAPPAPTEVTEPGTLGLLMACSLFVMWRRKKSI
- a CDS encoding GGDEF domain-containing protein, which gives rise to MFSTMLSKNINKKPTEKLFNFYQDSSLSRMINFLNEAVVVIDANGTIEMLNSTSASLLGIEKDRLLGHNLLELVIDDTGKSQTYVIESLDAGQQGLISSPPMEVNLQADSDNKTQVCVEMSISTLPEAFSSANTLYLCILRDLTLHKAEYGSLLHKANTDYLTGLANRHRFAEYLAKQWDVCEKDDVPLSIIFIDIDHFKNFNDQYGHIAGDRCIKRIGETISLSLPNRDTLAARYGGEEFALVLPRCSAQTAQLLAIRIKRHISQLSTRQFALSQESELTVSMGVATQMENRYSAKEELLNAADTLLYQAKSQGRDQICFL
- the pssA gene encoding CDP-diacylglycerol--serine O-phosphatidyltransferase — protein: MSEQKRKGIYLLPNLLTTAGLFSGFFAVVSSMTGRFEAAAVAIFVAMVFDGLDGRVARMTNTQSDFGAEYDSMADMVSFGMAPALVAYNWGLTELGKFGWLAAFVYVAGAALRLARFNTQVGIADKRFFQGLASPAAAAVVAGLVWVGVEYDAVGTDYGIVVALVTGFAGLLMVSNFKYNSFKELNWHGKVPFVGLLIVLLIFVVVATEPALVLFIVFSLYALAGPINTFRTVDKVTLNDVVGEQEEDADFDANANANANSATDTVDSSEGQQDERSSNKV